From Aegilops tauschii subsp. strangulata cultivar AL8/78 chromosome 5, Aet v6.0, whole genome shotgun sequence:
GCCACGTGGTTTCGTATGCATCACAGAGCAAAACCACGGGTAGAAGAGGACGACATCTTGGTGAGTCATTGCTTATCGTGTACTACTAACACATAAGACACATGCTATAACAAATTTTTGGTAAAAGCTAAGAATGGTGGATCCATGTGAAACAACCGACGGAAGTCCACAAGTTAGCGTTCATGAAAGAGTAAAGTATAAAACACTTAACCATATGTTTTTTATATAGTGCAATACAATACCAAAAGCAGGACATGGAAGTGTCACACCTCATTACTCATTGTATGTTTCCACAAAAGAGTAGATACTTTATGAAAAATGCCATCTATATAATTACCACACAATGGCTAATACATGACAAAACAAAGAAAGTTAGTGGAAGATGACATCTAGATGCATCACTTATCATGTTCTAATACCTTGTATAACACAATCTCTAGCAACATGGTCTCGATCTTTCTTTAAAGACATGCACAATTACAAATTAAGTTCCACAAAAAACAAAGTAAGAAGCCTTGGAATAACATTACACGTGGTCTCTTTTCGAGGAAAATTGCAGATTCGGTGCACGGAACATCACCTCAATAGCAAAGTAACTTTGGTCATCCAACTAAATTTGTAAGCATTCATAAGCAACACACAATGGTAGACATATATCATGTCACATCATCCATTATAAATAGTGGCCTCATCTCATCTTTCATCTTCACCACTACCAAAACAACATTGACAACATGAAGACCTTCTTCCTCCTAGCTTTCCTTGCTCTGGTAGTGAGCACTGCTATTGCGCAATATGCAGAAGTTCCCAGCCCAGCTGCGCAAGCTCCCACCGCGGATGGTTTTGGGGAATGGGTTGCGATAGCGCCTAGTGCGAGTGGTTCTGAGAATTGCGAGGAAGAGCAGCCAAAGGTAGACTCTTGTAGCGATTATGTTATGGATCGGTGTGTGATGAAGGATATGCCGCTCTCTTGGTTCTTTCCTCGGACTTGGGGGAAGAGAAGTTGTGAGGAGGTCCGAAACCAGTGTTGTAAGCAATTGAGGCAAACGACGCCGCGTTGCCGTTGCAAGGCTATATGGACATCAATCCAAGGCGATCTAAGTGGCTTCAAGGGCCTTCAACAAGGTCTTAAAGCCAGAACGGTGCAGACGGCCAAGAGCCTTCCCACCCAGTGCAACATTGATCCGAAATTCTGCAACATCCCCATCACTAGCGGATATTACTTGTGATGTAGCTTCCATTGGTGACCAATAAACTATCACATACCACTGTATGTGACCAATAAATGTGACCATGGAATAATATATACTTTAGTTTCCCTTATGTATGTATGTGTTTCTCTTACAAACATCTAATTATGCATGTGTCTATCAAGAAAACAATGTTATTTGTGCCAATACAAAAGGAATGTGTGGAAGTGCATGTACGCCTCTCACTGCATTTTGGTATAGATGGCGGAAAATTAAATGGGATAATTAGGGCATACTTGTGAACATATTTTAGTCCCAACCGTGAAGGTTGTCCAGAATCGAAGAACCCTCAAAAGGGAAAATAACACAAGAATATCGGTAGAGGTTATTTTATAGGCTTTATTCACATTTCATGAGTTTAGGGATCCGGCACTATTTAGAGGGGACGTGGTTGGTGAAGTGCATGCTCAAGTGATTTCTTCGCTCATATAGCCTTCCCATCCACCAAAAAACCAAAGCGAAAAAGACTATAAATCATATTGTTTCTTCTTGTCAAAGTGCTTCGAAATAGCTGTCCGAAGCGTTCGGACGTGCGAGCATGCATGCTGATCTGAATTCCCTTTAGACCATTCAGGCACTACTCCGAACCAAGTCCAAGGTTGCTTGGTTTGGCATTGAACCAGCGTCGGGGTGTGTCTCGGGTCGCTTGGTCTCAATTTGGACCATCCGGGCCTAGGGCCAATGACCAAGCCGAGCCAAGGGCTGGTTTTATGGCTAGACTGCCCGACGCATCGTGTGTTGACGAAGAAAGAAGGGAGGCGATATGCTAAACGAAATGTTTTCCATCACTTGGCAGTGGCATACCTTGTAATTTCACTAAACTCCGCGTTTTAGAGGATTTTGTGGAGCATTGTTTGTCAGCTTCTCTAACTCCACCGAAAATACACTACGACTCGTCACGACTTCTCGAAGCCGGCTTCTCACAGCTGAGACGTTCTGCCCAGCTCCGTGCGTTTTTGGAGAGCGGAGCCGGACGACTTCTGAACAGGCCCTTATATATTAACATGTTGGAACAACGGCTGGGAGGGTATATCCTATTCCATGCTTAAGTTGCCCATGAGCGATTGAGCGCCCGCCCCCCTCCCCGGCTCCCCCGCCGCGtatatgggccggcccactagcTCATGTTCGGTTTTGATAAGGTTCTAAAACCTTCCCAAACCAGCTTTTTTTCTTCCTATTATTCACTTTGGATTTCTTTTCTACTttatcttttatttttttgtttctttATTTTTTCCATTTTCTTGGGTTTTCCTTTCCAAATTTCATGAACTTGTTCTGAAGTTtgggaacatttttttaaaatcgaatgaacatttttttgaaatttgaaCATCTTTTTCAAATTGGAGGTGAAATTTTTTAGAATACAAAATTTGTTCATCGAATTCAAAAAATCATCATATTTTTCTTAAAATTGCAAACATTTTTCAGTtgatgaacattttctaaatCATGAACATTTATCGAAATCATGATCATTTTTTAAAATCACGAACATTTTTGAAACGTgcacatttttttaaatcatgaacattttacGAATTCATGTACATTTTCTAAAATCCGCTTTTTTATAAGTAcgtgaacttttttttcaaatcATGAACATTGTTTTTCGAATTTCATGGAccttttttttgaaacttcatACGTTTTCTGAATACTTTGAACATCAGCTTAAAAATCATGATTTGTTTTAGAATTGTGAATATTCTTTCGATAAATGAACTTTTTTAAATCACAAACATTTTCGGAATCTGTGAGAATTTATCATTTCCAAAGCATGTTTtcaaatcatgaatatttttcacAATTTGTAACATTTTCTAAATCCTAAAATATTTATTAAAAGGAAAAActtaaaaagaaaaaaagaacaaaaagaaaGGGTATGCCCGTCCCATACATGTGCCGGCTCATGTGGGCGCGCGGGGAGAGGGAGGGTGCACGCTTCCCTGTTTTCTGGAGCGTAGGTGGACATATAGGAGCTCCTGGCTGGGAGGATGCCCTGACCATCTAGGGCATTCTGTTATTTCTTTCAGTTTTTCTCCTTTTCTCTTTTTACTTTATCATTTAACTTtctgtttattttcttttttcatttcctttttccttttttgggttttatttttctgaatttgaTGAAAATTTTCTGAAATCTGGGAACATTATTTTTCAAATCTGATGAACGTTTTCTGAAATTTGAACCTTTTTTCAAACCGGAGGTCAACTTTTTTTGAATTCGAAATTTGTTCATCGAATTCAAGAAAGTTTCATAATTATTTTAATATTGTGAACATGTATTAAATTCGTAAACATTTGTTTACAAATACGTGATCATTTTTtcaaatcatgaacattttttgaaacatgaacattttttaaattatgATAATTTTTCAAATTCATTAGCATTCTTTGGAAATCATATTTTTAAATATTTTCTTTTTTTATAAATTTGTGAGCATTTTttaaaatcatgaacttttttcgTATTTTACGAAAATTTGGCAAATTTCATGCAATTTCTGAATATTTTGAACGTTTCCTAAAATTTCATGATTTTTTGAAATAATTCATGACATTTCTTTCAAATTGTGAACATTGTTTGTTTAAATGAAGATTTTTGTCAAATCACAAACAATTTTTTTGAATGCATGAGCATATATCATTTTCGTACATCTTTTCATGATTCATAACTCTTTTGAAATACCAAAATATGTTTGAAAAGAAAAATGGAAAAAGGAAAGGTCTTCCTGCCCCGCACATGGGCCGTCCCCTGAGGGCACGCGGGGGAGCGGGAAGGTGTGAGCTTCCCTGTTTCCTGGCGCGTAGGTCGTCATATAGGAGCTCCCGGTTGGGAGGCTGCCCTGACCGTCCAGGGCATTATGCTTGGGGAACGTATCCGGTGCATCCGCACATGTGGTGCTACTGGTGCACCGGGTGCCATAGAATATTTTAAAAAATCTGAGAAATTTCTAGCATGTTAACACAATATCAATGTTACAAAATTTCGTATaaaagtttgaaatattttttaaGATAGAAAAATGACAAATTTGACATCAGTGTAATAATGGGCCAAATCTAAAGCCCAAGTTATGTTATGTACTATTCTGTGTtgaatttgtcatttttgtttttcAAGTTATGTTTCGAGTTTTGATTTAAAATTTGTGACAACCTACATTAATGTTATGTGAGTGTGTTAATTTTTTTTCAActtttttaaacattttaaaaacACAATGTGAGTTCGGTGCATCCACAGGCTCCGGTGCACCATATATTTTCCCATTATGGTTGGACCACCCCGGTGTGCTATTCCAGCCGACAATACGGCCAGTTTCTTCACTTCTAATAATTGAACCCTTGGCGAGTGCATTTTGCATCATGTTCTCCTTAATGTTTTTGGGTGTCTTATCTTGTGAATCCATCATCTTCGTGAATCCTTGCATCCTCTCATCGGTGGTCGTTGGATCAAAATGTTAAGACAACTTCAACGTGCCAACGCTGATTTTGTTTGTTTGGGTTGGTTAAGCAGACGGATGTGTCCGCTTTTTCGTTTGGATCGGCCGATGTGCCCAACAGTGGTCGACACAATTTTCGGTGTCGAGTAAAAAACATTAAGTTCAAAACGTGTCCCCAAATTAAACATAATTATACATTAAAACGGCCGTCAACCGCCTGCCAAAGTCCACTTGAACATAATTAAACATAAATTTGAAAACTTAAAAAAAAAACTTGGGCCTCCCAGCCGCCCAGCACGCTGCCCTatgcgtcgtcgtcgtcgtcgtcaccACCAGTGAGGTCGACGTAGTCTGGTGGCGGCTGAGTCCACTAGAAGACCCGCTGCCACATGGCTCACGTCCTCCGCCGTCTGTTGCGCCGGCAGCTCTGCTGCATGACGCACGCTCCTACTCGTCCTTCTCCTGCcgctcctcctcttcctcgcGTGTCCAGCGGGCACGCCGCTCCTCCTCGCGCTCGGCGGGCATTCACCGCTCGCCGTCGGCCGCCCCTCCACCGGCGTGCGCTGCTCCACTGCTCAAGGTACGCCGCCTCCTACTTCGGCGTTGCACCCAACTAGATGGCCGGCGCACTCACCCGCTCGTGCAGGTCGCCAGTCCAGGCGTACCTCTTCGGCTGGGCCTCCATGGGTTCCTCCTTGGGGCGGCCGCCGCTGGTTCAggcagcggcggcggtgcggAGGATAGACGCAGTCCCCCGGCACCGACATCTGCAATGCCTCCTCCACGCCTGGCCAGCGCGCGCCCTCCTTGCGCTGGGACTCCTCTAGGGCGCGCTGGAGCGCCTCCTCTAGTGCGGCCTGGTATGTtgcctccgccgcctcctcctctggcgCCAGCACTGGGGCTGCGGCACTTAGCCGGGGTCAAGATGGACGCCGCCTCGACGGGCCACATCGTGCTATGTGGCGAACCATACTTTCTAGTTGGGGGAGTCTGGCGCGCGCGCCGAGTCACGGCGTTGCTCCTGCATCAGGAGGGCACTGCGTTTGCGCACCTCCTCCGCGTGCGCGAGCGGCGACCACGGCTCCGTCGGCACCGGGATGCGGTGGGGGAGAGGTTGACGTCGGGCCACGGCTGCGGCACGCGGTACTGCCAGTGGTACTGCGCGCGGTGCACCAGGATGTAGAGCCAGTCCCGTGGCCGGCGACCCCTCCTCACACGTGGCGCCATCGTGAAggcgtccggcggcggcgcgcgggatGAGCCATCGCCGGCGTCGAACGTGCACTTCCCCTTCCCCTTGTTGCTGAAGAACTCCATGGTTGTCGCCGGCAAGGGAGCGAGGGTGGGCAGATATGGATGAGAGTGTTGCATAACTCCGAAGGCTTCCAGACGCTACCACTACGATCGTGTAGGGTAGTTGGGCGGCGGACGCGCGGGGACCCGAGACGGACATGGAGCGGACGCGCCGAGGTCGCCTCTAGTCGTGGAGTTGCCCCCGGCGGGCGCACCAAGGTCTCGCCAGACTACGATGTATGGCTATGAATCCGAGCCGGGCATGTGCCTCCACAGTCAACTCATTCTGTCCAGCTGATGCGCCGTCGACTCTTCCCCAAGTTCTTCAGGCAAAGCCGTCCCGGAGCTCCTTCGACCACAGCCCAAGACTAGCACAATCCAACCACTGCTGCGACCATGTAGCTAGTTCTTATCAGATAACTTGCTATTGTGGCTTCAACAAGAATACCATATATGAGTTGCTGTTGGTTCCACTCGAGCTTCAAACTACAGAAAGAAGTGAATGTAAAATTCAGAAATAGATTACTGTGgtattactttgtaaggtcttgtgagaataattaataaagtggccgtatgcatcgcccagatgcagaggccgggggtcatcctcctttaaaaaaaaaattcagaaacaGAGTGAGTACAGGGCAAGCTCTAGGGAGAAGTAGCAACAACATGAGTTGGTGGTTTGGACCAATTCCTGTGGGTTCGGTTGGGAACAAGAGCATGTGTTCTTGTGACCCTGACAACTTGTAACTAAACTCTCTCTTCTATGGTACTTAATGAATATGACAGGCAACATGCTGTTGTTTGTTCTTGCAAAAAAAAAGTCGGTAACAAGTGAATGTCAAGTTGTTGGTGACTCTTAGAGTTGTGCcgaatattgtgtacaaggtatgttacagttggacttgtagttgtattgtgtttacataggatgtagagtcgtgtcctagtaggacacttgtatcctaggcctctcatatatagcggaggtagacacacgatgtaacctatgccaacataatagcaccggaacgcaggggaagccggcggcatgtgccggcgtccagggcgaccgggtgcggtattgtagcggtatcatggggaggagcgcccatagttaggccccggggatgtagccatatcggtgaatctcgttaacaaatctcggtgtcgtgctcgtgtgattgcttggtcctcggatgatcgacggtggcctcgaatttattctaacaagtggtatcatgaGCTAGGTTGTTCGAAGGCTGTGGATTGTTAATCTAGAGGAAGTATTGAGTTCGAGATGCAGCCGGTTGCGGCGTGATTCTTGACGAGATTGGAAAAGAGCAATCAGAAAAGTTTTCGGCGAGTTTGTACAGCAGCGGATCCGATCCAGTAGGCGGCGGCTAGGTCACGCAACAGGCGCAACAACGCTACAGGAGGTACTAGCCAGGCGACGTGGTCGTCCGAGAGCGGCCCAGGAAGCAGGCCGAGTAGCTGGCGCAGTTGAGTTGGAGGCGTGTGTGTGCGTAGCACAAGGGAGCCGATGTGCAGGGCAAGATGTGTGCGCTGTGCAGAGCCGATTGAAGCAAACCGGAGATTTGTTTTGGACAAAAAAATAGGGCCGAGTTCGAGCGGtagttgtcgtggaattgtcacggcagatgtcctagggtgaggacttagtcgtgaggccagcgcatctatgtagtagcttgagaggggttgagaggaatcgagagacgcaacacaagacgaggatttagacagcttcgggccccgggaaacatcatccgccctacatgctgtttgaggctagatctcattacgctcatgaggaagtcgccgtaaaccggctctcctctaattgtgtctagccctagagattattgcttgttgcctgtccctctttcgggagccctgcccctccttatatatgttgaaggggcgggttacatgtggagtcctattaggattaggactagtctatctctaatacaaaccggatacaagtctaggtcttaactccttgtaagacaaatattcctcacgcctttccttgtaaaccggcccaccatagtatgaatcggccttcatgaaccgcccgttgggccaccgggtcttgtcgctcctctgacccgcctgccggattaccaatgaatcgtaaaccgccaggtccaaacgggtcgccagtggATCGTCAAttctcagccgggtctcaagtaaaccgccaagtccggccgggttatacttctggccggtttacgccgcggggtatatccccgacattagcccccagtttaatttggatttatccatgttaaactgatcctgtaaaacaaatacaagaacaaatttgacagattatgctccgggttaagaattcttgtaaaccggcatctgatcatccttaagtccttgtcatttcctccttctagaaaatccgagtcaatagaccaacttcataatcaatttgcttgcagaagatatttcgtaaataaagaatccatttgaatcCGCCTTCAATGcgctgacttgacaaaaatattggtcttcaaatattcaactgatatccaccggtttgaaaatgtagaacttgccggtttatcattgtcaaaattgccggtttataaatattgatggcaccgggtcataattgttgtaGACACCGGGTCATagttgttgcagacaccgggtcaatctggttagCTCAAAACTGAAAATTGGAAGATATTTCTCTCTtttatccatattacctgtagcccccaagttttgaacagaacaaagtgatgatttgagacttgttttcatataattactgccactttgaaaaaatccatgttgttcatctctagtaaaaaact
This genomic window contains:
- the LOC109755983 gene encoding puroindoline-B, with translation MKTFFLLAFLALVVSTAIAQYAEVPSPAAQAPTADGFGEWVAIAPSASGSENCEEEQPKVDSCSDYVMDRCVMKDMPLSWFFPRTWGKRSCEEVRNQCCKQLRQTTPRCRCKAIWTSIQGDLSGFKGLQQGLKARTVQTAKSLPTQCNIDPKFCNIPITSGYYL